The nucleotide sequence TTACCCGCGTGGGACTATGCGTTAATAATTAATTAAAATCGAATCGAGACCGATAGAAAGCCGGTTTCATCCGTTCTTCATTCGGTTATATTCCAATATTCATCCATAGTCCCACGCAGGTCCCCCGCACATCAAGCGCATGAGCGGGGCAAGTTGCTTGAATAATAATTAATGCAATTCCCTCGCTCGTATGTTATACTATTGATAGGAAAAGAAGGAAATCGGGGATATGTGGCGAATTAGTCACATTAAGGCATAAGGTCTTGATGACAGATAAATTTTGCAATAGACAGCGCCCAGGCTAGAGAAGTTAAAATGGGGAAGTTACATCAGGCAATAATAAGTGATAACTTCATCGCGGTATTTCTATACATACATCAAGGTTGCGATGTGAATGAAAGGGACAGCAATGGCAAGACGCCCTTATACTACGCACGCATGCATAGTCGTTCCGACTTAGAGCGGCTTCTCCTGAATGCAGGCGCAAAGCTTGAGTCGCCGATTATTGATAACAAGCCCGTTGTCGCACCCAAGATTGCTTTAGGTTGGACTGATCTCACATGGGCGGCCATGGAAGGGGATGTCGTGCTGATGAAGAAGCTTATCAATGAGGGCGCTGACCTCCAGCAGAAGAACGATTTTGGCGCAACCGCGCTCATGCTCGCATGCAAGGCAGGTCATACTGCGGTAGTGGAACTGCTCCTGAAGAAGGGGGCACTTAAAAATACGAACGGTAAAGACGGTGCTACAGCGTATATGCTTGCCGCAGAGTATGGTCATACGGATATTATGGGCCTGCTCCGCAATGCGCTATCAATAAAGGGATCTTGAACGTAAGTGAGTACATAAGTATTAAACAGGGCGGGAGCTAAGCTCCTGCCCTGTTTTGTTTGGGATAGGTTAAAACGGTTAGGCGGCTTTGGTGGTTTTGGTCTTGGTGGTGTCCGCGTCGGCGGCCACTATTCCCACTTGAATAGTTGGGAGGACAAGGAAGGCCGTTTCCTGCCCTGTAATGGTGTTAACAAAGCGATAGGCCGGCGAATAGACGCCGGCTGGGAGTAATACAGTGCTGGTCAGTGTGCCGGTGACAAATGTGGTGAATGCTTTGGTACGAAATTGGTTATCCTCTGGCTTACAGTGGATAGAATTGAGCTTTGCTATCATCAATTCGGTCTTTACGTTGGTGGTATTGACTCCAGAGGCAGTGAATGTGACTTTGGCAAAATCGCCTACGGCAGTCAGTGTGATGGCATCCCCCAAGAAACCACTAAACGGTGGCAAGAGAGGAACGGAACCATTGGGATTTATCTGCAGGAACTTAGTTGCCAGCATAACAAAGACCATGTTGGCGGTGGGTGAGTAGGTGAAGCCCGAAACAGGGTTGGTCCACACGTGTGTGTCGGCATAGTTTTGCCATGCCGCTTCTTGTTGAACGGTGAGACTTTTGAATGTAGTTGCTGCTTTGGTGAAGTTCGCGCGCACAGACTTTTGTGCAGCAGAGTTGGCGTCCTTGATCATACATCCTGTACGAAGGATATTACCGCTGATAGTCTTTGAAAAGACGCTGGTGCCGGCTTTCCCACGCACATCTTGTAAGTTGACTGAATACCTAACCTTTGCCATTTCTGGCCTCCTAGATACCGGAATTACCGGTGAAATGAGCTTTCAATACTACATGTCAGCCGCAGTTACCTGCTTGCTGCTTAAAATGATTATCGGTAGGAAGCAGGGAATTAATACAGGCTAAATAAAGTGTGGGACGTAAAATGAAAACAGGGCAAGCCCGATGACTTGCCCTGTCTATAACTTAAGGCTATATTCTTGCTACTTCTGGTTCTTCAGCCGATAGTAGAGCTTGGAGGGGAGGCCATGGACTTTTACCATTCCAACCATTTCCGATTGGTCAAAGCTCTTGTCATCGAAGGAGGCCAGGCTTTCGGAGTAGAGCGCCCAAGGGCTAGTGCGGCCTACTACTTGTGAGCTGCCTTTGAATAGGCGTAGGTAGACGGTGCCTGTGACACGCTTCTGAACTTGGTTGATGAAGGCCTCTAAACTCTCCTTGAAGGGATCGAGCCAGAGACCGGCATAGGCAAGTTCACCCCATCGGCGGTCCGCATCTGCTTTGAACCCGAGTTCTTGCTGAGTGCATACCAATGCCTCCAGCGCTTTGTGGGCTTGGATGAGGGCAACGGCTGCCGGGCACTCATAGTTCTCGCGCACCTTCAACCCGATTATGCGGTCTTCCATGATATCGACCCGCCCAACGCCATTCTCGCCCGCGATTTTGTTCATCTCAGTAATCAACGCCAGCGGTGAATAGGGCTTGTCGTCAAGGGCAACGGGGATGCCTTCGTCAAACTTGATAGCAACCACACGCGGTATGTCAGGGGCTTTGGTCGGATCCTGAGTCCATCGGAAGATTTCTTCCGGTGGAGCGTAATTCGGTTCTTCCAGCCGACCGCCTTCAATCGAGCGTCCCCATAGGTTCTCGTCTATACTCCATATCTTCTCAAGACTTTGCTGGATGGGTAGGTTGCGTTTTTTGGCATATTCGATTTCTTCTGTGCGGGTCATATTCTTCTCACGCATCGGCGCAAGCACGGGTACTGTGGGCATCATTGTTCGGAATATGAATTCAAGGCGGAACTGATCGTTGCCCTTACCGGTGCAGCCATGTGCGAAGGCATCCACTCGTGGCAGCTTAGCCGCTTCTTCGACGGCTTTGATGCCGATGAGAGGGCGTGCGATCGAGGTGGATAGGGGGTAACCCTGATAATCGGCATTTGCCTTGAGTGCAGTGAAGCAATAGTCGCGGGCAAACTCATCTTTGACATCCACCGTGGTGTGCTTGGTGCCTAATGCGCGGGCCTTGGCCTCGGCATCCTCAATATCATCCTTCGGCTGTCCAACATCAACGGTGATGGTTACTACTTCGTCAAATCCATACTCCTCACGCATCATGGGGATGCATACCGTGGTATCCAAACCGCCTGAATAAACTAAAACAACTGTTTTCCCCAACGTCAACTCCTTTGACTGATATAACTAACTTTATTATTTATGGTAGATAGCGCTTGTCGCCGCCGCCAAGCGATTTATTGCCGGTCAAAAATCCGATAAGCACCAAGGCGGCTCCGATAACTACTGCGGGGATGAATAAGACATGGGCAAAGAGCGCCAATATCCAATACGCAAACTTGGCAATAAATGCAATCACGATAATAGTTAGACCTAATTGAATAGCTCCCATTTGCATTCCTCCTGACGTGTTTGGTCATCTGCGAACACTGCTATACTCTATTAGCATTATGTCTTGAAGGAATCGTGTAAGTAAAGACATAATATCGATACTGGTTGCGTAAAAGGCGAAAGTACTATTAGGAGACAATATGG is from bacterium and encodes:
- a CDS encoding argininosuccinate synthase — encoded protein: MGKTVVLVYSGGLDTTVCIPMMREEYGFDEVVTITVDVGQPKDDIEDAEAKARALGTKHTTVDVKDEFARDYCFTALKANADYQGYPLSTSIARPLIGIKAVEEAAKLPRVDAFAHGCTGKGNDQFRLEFIFRTMMPTVPVLAPMREKNMTRTEEIEYAKKRNLPIQQSLEKIWSIDENLWGRSIEGGRLEEPNYAPPEEIFRWTQDPTKAPDIPRVVAIKFDEGIPVALDDKPYSPLALITEMNKIAGENGVGRVDIMEDRIIGLKVRENYECPAAVALIQAHKALEALVCTQQELGFKADADRRWGELAYAGLWLDPFKESLEAFINQVQKRVTGTVYLRLFKGSSQVVGRTSPWALYSESLASFDDKSFDQSEMVGMVKVHGLPSKLYYRLKNQK
- a CDS encoding ankyrin repeat domain-containing protein, giving the protein MGKLHQAIISDNFIAVFLYIHQGCDVNERDSNGKTPLYYARMHSRSDLERLLLNAGAKLESPIIDNKPVVAPKIALGWTDLTWAAMEGDVVLMKKLINEGADLQQKNDFGATALMLACKAGHTAVVELLLKKGALKNTNGKDGATAYMLAAEYGHTDIMGLLRNALSIKGS